In Novosphingobium sp. MMS21-SN21R, a single genomic region encodes these proteins:
- a CDS encoding MFS transporter — translation MALLFAVMLVTAAGNTAMQSVMPSIGTRLGIADVWVSLAYSWSALLWVIMAPYWARRSDRRGRKAMMALGVVGFITSFALGGAILHYGLEGVFGAGMTMVLFALARSFYGGFGSAAPPAVQAYVASRTGRADRTKALSLVASSFGLGTVLGPALAPLLILPGLGLVGPFAMFALFGVIVLILLRTRLPDDDPRFAGRGEVMSAPFSASSNPRMVEDHPDGSPDELPGAEPQHQGADRLRWADRRIRPWLLAGLIGGHAQAMLLGVIGFLLLDRLGLRGDPDAGAGPVGLVLMAGAFATLLAQWGLIPMLRLGPRTSTLWGMGLAVIGTIPVALGTNLHSIAVGFAIASMGYGLFRPGFTSGASLAVSPREQGQSAGIVVAVNGAAYIVAPALGVWLYSHSQWLVWGVMEALALIVVALCLFAMQKDAE, via the coding sequence ATGGCGCTGCTGTTTGCGGTGATGCTGGTGACCGCAGCGGGAAATACCGCGATGCAGTCGGTGATGCCCTCGATCGGCACGCGGCTTGGCATTGCCGACGTCTGGGTGAGCCTGGCCTATTCGTGGTCGGCGCTCCTCTGGGTGATCATGGCGCCCTATTGGGCGCGGCGGTCCGACCGGCGCGGTCGCAAGGCGATGATGGCGCTCGGCGTCGTCGGTTTCATCACTTCGTTCGCTTTGGGCGGCGCTATCCTGCATTACGGCCTCGAAGGCGTGTTCGGCGCGGGTATGACCATGGTGCTGTTCGCGCTGGCTCGCTCTTTCTACGGCGGATTCGGATCGGCGGCACCGCCTGCGGTTCAGGCCTATGTCGCCAGCCGCACCGGGCGCGCGGACCGGACCAAGGCGCTTTCACTCGTGGCATCGAGCTTCGGGCTGGGCACGGTGCTGGGGCCAGCGCTCGCGCCGCTGCTGATTCTGCCGGGACTTGGCCTGGTCGGCCCATTTGCGATGTTCGCGCTGTTCGGGGTGATCGTGCTCATCCTGCTGCGCACGCGCTTGCCCGACGATGACCCGCGCTTTGCCGGGCGCGGCGAAGTCATGTCTGCACCGTTCAGCGCCTCGTCCAATCCGCGCATGGTCGAGGACCATCCCGACGGTTCTCCCGACGAACTCCCCGGGGCAGAACCGCAGCACCAGGGCGCTGATCGCCTGCGCTGGGCCGACCGGCGCATCCGTCCATGGTTGCTGGCGGGGCTGATCGGCGGACACGCGCAAGCAATGCTGCTGGGCGTGATCGGCTTCCTGCTGCTCGACCGGCTCGGACTTCGCGGTGATCCCGACGCCGGGGCCGGACCGGTCGGCCTCGTTCTGATGGCGGGCGCTTTCGCCACGCTGCTGGCGCAGTGGGGGCTTATCCCGATGCTCCGGCTCGGCCCGCGCACATCAACCCTGTGGGGCATGGGCCTCGCTGTAATCGGGACAATTCCCGTGGCGCTAGGCACCAACCTGCACAGCATCGCAGTGGGCTTCGCGATTGCTTCGATGGGCTACGGGCTGTTCCGGCCCGGCTTCACCTCGGGCGCGAGCCTTGCGGTGAGCCCGCGCGAACAGGGACAATCGGCGGGGATCGTGGTTGCGGTCAACGGCGCTGCCTATATCGTCGCACCCGCACTCGGCGTCTGGCTCTACAGCCACTCGCAATGGCTGGTCTGGGGCGTGATGGAGGCGCTGGCCCTCATCGTCGTCGCGCTTTGCCTGTTCGCTATGCAGAAGGACGCGGAATAG
- a CDS encoding methyltransferase domain-containing protein: protein MTSTQAARAPLLQRAKRKAERVLGPAGIFFKGFLKHPAMVGAIVPSSGRTIERVLSKVNWEECRLFVEYGPGVGTFCRPVLEKLRRDGQLIVIDTNPDFIDYLSKTIGDSRFTAVHGSATDVEEIVRAHGFDHADYVLSGLPFSTLPEGVGPAIMGATHRVLRPGGAFLVYQYTARARDLMSQFFRHIDKGFEPVNVPPCVISWGWKE, encoded by the coding sequence ATGACTTCGACCCAGGCGGCGCGTGCGCCCTTACTCCAGAGGGCAAAACGCAAGGCGGAACGCGTGCTTGGCCCGGCCGGCATCTTCTTCAAGGGCTTTCTCAAGCACCCGGCGATGGTCGGCGCGATCGTGCCGTCCTCCGGGCGCACGATCGAGCGCGTGCTGTCGAAGGTGAACTGGGAAGAGTGCCGCCTCTTCGTCGAATACGGCCCCGGCGTCGGCACGTTCTGTCGTCCGGTGCTCGAAAAGCTGCGCCGTGACGGCCAGTTGATCGTGATCGACACCAATCCCGATTTCATCGACTATCTTTCGAAGACCATCGGCGACAGCCGGTTCACTGCGGTCCACGGCTCGGCCACGGACGTGGAGGAAATCGTCCGCGCGCACGGCTTCGACCACGCCGATTATGTGCTGTCGGGCCTGCCTTTTTCTACCCTGCCCGAAGGCGTTGGCCCGGCAATCATGGGCGCCACGCACCGCGTGCTACGCCCCGGCGGCGCATTCCTCGTCTATCAGTACACCGCCCGCGCGCGCGATCTGATGAGCCAGTTCTTCCGCCACATCGACAAAGGCTTCGAGCCGGTCAACGTGCCGCCCTGCGTGATCAGCTGGGGCTGGAAGGAGTAG
- a CDS encoding glycerophosphoryl diester phosphodiesterase membrane domain-containing protein produces the protein MTPRLDSSLAWKSATRLVSTNRDMLMAIAGVFFLLPGLAFSVFVPEPQMAPGTPPGEMMEIMADAWTSSLPLLIIVTLLQMAGTVTTLIVMTDPSRPTVGQAIRRGFVALGPYVLAQILVGGVLGMAFLVLVSGAAMTGVQAIAALVILAAFVAMIWCSLRMALVAPVLAIEAERNPVQALRRSWDLTRSNSGRLLGFFVLAGLVFAVVYGLTMMLVGVVLVLTTGGEVQHVLTAAISSAITSGALVYFIAMLAAVYRQLAGTAQDQISGIFE, from the coding sequence ATGACGCCCCGCCTTGATAGCAGCCTCGCCTGGAAATCCGCGACGCGCCTCGTTTCGACCAACCGCGACATGCTGATGGCCATCGCGGGCGTGTTCTTCCTGCTGCCGGGGCTCGCCTTTTCGGTGTTCGTGCCCGAACCGCAAATGGCACCAGGCACCCCGCCGGGCGAAATGATGGAAATCATGGCGGATGCGTGGACGTCTTCGTTGCCGCTGCTGATCATCGTCACGCTGCTGCAGATGGCGGGCACGGTCACCACGCTGATCGTGATGACCGATCCGTCGCGGCCCACGGTTGGTCAGGCCATCCGCCGCGGATTCGTTGCGCTAGGGCCTTATGTCCTCGCGCAGATTCTCGTCGGCGGCGTGCTGGGCATGGCGTTCCTCGTGCTGGTGAGCGGCGCTGCGATGACTGGGGTGCAGGCTATTGCCGCGCTGGTCATACTCGCGGCATTTGTCGCCATGATCTGGTGTAGCCTGCGCATGGCGCTGGTGGCGCCGGTGCTTGCGATCGAGGCCGAGCGCAATCCGGTGCAGGCACTGCGTCGTTCATGGGACCTGACGCGGAGCAATTCGGGCAGATTGCTTGGCTTTTTCGTGCTTGCCGGACTGGTTTTCGCGGTGGTCTATGGTTTGACGATGATGCTCGTCGGTGTGGTACTGGTGCTGACCACCGGGGGCGAGGTGCAACACGTGCTGACCGCAGCCATTTCCAGCGCCATCACATCGGGCGCGCTGGTCTACTTCATCGCCATGCTGGCTGCGGTCTACCGGCAACTTGCCGGAACAGCGCAGGACCAGATCAGCGGAATCTTCGAGTAA
- the lipB gene encoding lipoyl(octanoyl) transferase LipB encodes MSPSDSIEIRRETVQVPYREALDAMAQRNSAIAEGAAKELIWLLEHPPVYTAGTSASPDELLDPRFEVVEAGRGGRYTYHGPGQRIGYVLLDLKTRARDVRGFVHALEGWVIDTLADFGVSAWRAEGRVGIWTHGPDGREAKIGAIGVRIRRWVTMHGFSVNLSPDLAHFGGIVPCGIEEFGVTSLAALGRDVTPQAWDDALLAHLGSFLARLDTPCPPAESPEAA; translated from the coding sequence ATGAGCCCGAGTGACAGCATCGAGATCCGGCGCGAGACGGTGCAAGTGCCTTACCGCGAGGCGCTGGACGCCATGGCGCAGCGCAATTCGGCGATTGCCGAAGGCGCGGCGAAGGAATTGATCTGGTTGCTTGAACACCCGCCGGTCTACACGGCGGGTACAAGTGCTTCGCCTGACGAGTTGCTCGATCCCCGTTTCGAGGTGGTCGAAGCGGGGCGCGGCGGGCGCTATACTTATCATGGACCCGGTCAGCGCATCGGCTACGTCCTGCTGGACCTCAAAACGCGTGCGCGCGATGTGCGCGGCTTCGTCCATGCGCTCGAAGGCTGGGTGATCGATACGCTGGCCGATTTCGGGGTGAGCGCATGGCGCGCCGAAGGCCGCGTCGGCATCTGGACGCATGGCCCGGATGGGCGCGAGGCGAAGATCGGCGCCATCGGCGTGCGCATCCGCCGCTGGGTGACGATGCACGGTTTTTCGGTCAACCTGTCGCCCGACCTTGCGCATTTCGGCGGCATCGTTCCCTGCGGGATCGAGGAGTTCGGCGTCACCAGCCTTGCCGCGCTGGGCCGCGATGTTACACCGCAGGCGTGGGACGATGCGCTGCTCGCACACCTCGGCAGCTTCCTTGCCCGGCTCGATACACCTTGTCCTCCCGCCGAATCACCAGAGGCCGCATGA
- a CDS encoding CoA ester lyase has product MPPRSWLFVPGDSDKKLGKAMATGAHAVIVDLEDAVAPSAKPQARIMAREWLSIHRQHVTENRPISRWVRINAFDTGMWREDLAAVMAGAPDGVMLPKCAGPDQVRQLAAEIYEHEQRNRIANGATRILPLVSETARSALSIPSYIDEPLPRLAGLTWGAEDLSAVLGANRKRDASGAWTDAFRFIRAQCLLVAHAKGVLAIDTLHDDFRDEEGTRLAAEAARADGFTGMLAIHPSQVPVINAAFAPTEAELAEAHAIVGLFAANPYAGTLQYNGRMVDQPHLRMAKQLLGIS; this is encoded by the coding sequence ATGCCGCCCAGATCCTGGCTTTTCGTCCCCGGTGACAGTGACAAGAAGCTGGGCAAGGCCATGGCCACGGGCGCGCATGCGGTAATCGTCGATCTGGAGGATGCGGTGGCGCCTTCTGCCAAGCCGCAGGCGCGGATCATGGCGCGCGAATGGCTGTCGATTCACCGCCAGCATGTGACGGAAAATCGCCCGATTTCCCGCTGGGTGCGGATCAATGCCTTCGACACAGGGATGTGGCGCGAGGATCTGGCAGCAGTCATGGCAGGCGCGCCTGATGGCGTGATGCTGCCCAAGTGCGCAGGCCCGGACCAGGTCCGTCAGCTCGCCGCCGAAATCTACGAGCATGAGCAGCGCAACCGGATTGCCAACGGGGCCACCCGAATCCTGCCGCTGGTGAGCGAGACGGCGCGCTCCGCGCTGTCGATTCCATCCTATATCGACGAACCCCTGCCCCGGCTTGCCGGGCTGACCTGGGGCGCGGAAGACCTGTCTGCCGTGCTCGGAGCTAACCGCAAGCGTGATGCCAGCGGCGCATGGACCGATGCCTTCCGCTTCATTCGTGCCCAATGCCTGCTGGTCGCCCATGCCAAGGGCGTCCTCGCGATCGACACGCTCCACGACGATTTCCGCGATGAAGAGGGGACGCGCCTTGCCGCAGAGGCTGCGCGCGCGGACGGCTTCACCGGCATGCTTGCCATTCACCCTTCACAAGTGCCGGTGATCAACGCAGCCTTTGCGCCGACCGAGGCGGAACTTGCCGAAGCCCATGCCATTGTCGGGCTGTTCGCCGCCAATCCCTATGCCGGGACGCTGCAATACAACGGCCGCATGGTGGACCAGCCGCACCTCAGGATGGCGAAGCAGCTACTCGGTATCAGCTGA
- a CDS encoding alkene reductase — translation MHDPLFQPVSLGAIEAPNRILMAPLTRGRATHEHVPTPLMTEYYRQRATAGLIISEATGISQEGLGWPNAPGIWNDDQVQAWKPVTEAVHAAGGRIILQLWHMGRIVHPDFLGGEPPVSASATRAPGHAHTNDGTKDFETARPLRLDEMARLVDDYERAARNAREAGFDGVQLHAANGYLIDQFLRDGTNLRDDDYGGSPQNRVRLMREVVERLIAVWGKEHVSIRLSPNGESQGTDDSNPAATFGEAARVLQELGVSFVELRQPGPKGTFGQTDVPPQDGLIRSIYTGPLVLNSDYTPEAAAADIASGRADAISFGRPFISNPDLIERIASGAPINPNKGVPQTWYSPGEVGYTDYPTLAEETASA, via the coding sequence ATGCATGACCCGCTGTTCCAGCCCGTAAGCCTTGGCGCAATCGAAGCGCCCAATCGCATCCTCATGGCCCCGCTAACCCGCGGCCGCGCCACGCACGAGCATGTGCCGACGCCGCTGATGACGGAATACTACCGCCAGCGTGCCACAGCGGGCCTGATCATTTCCGAAGCGACCGGCATCAGCCAGGAAGGGCTGGGCTGGCCGAACGCCCCCGGCATCTGGAATGACGATCAGGTGCAAGCGTGGAAGCCGGTGACCGAGGCGGTTCACGCTGCAGGCGGACGTATCATCCTCCAGCTTTGGCACATGGGCCGCATTGTCCATCCGGACTTTCTCGGCGGCGAGCCTCCGGTTTCAGCCTCGGCAACGCGCGCACCCGGACATGCTCACACCAACGATGGCACCAAGGATTTCGAAACCGCGCGGCCGCTCCGCCTCGATGAAATGGCGCGGCTGGTTGACGACTATGAGCGTGCCGCCCGCAACGCCAGGGAAGCCGGGTTCGACGGCGTGCAGCTTCACGCTGCCAATGGCTATCTCATCGACCAGTTCCTTCGTGATGGCACCAACTTGCGTGACGACGATTACGGCGGCAGCCCGCAGAACCGTGTGCGCCTGATGCGCGAAGTGGTCGAACGGCTGATTGCGGTCTGGGGCAAGGAACACGTCTCGATCCGTCTTTCGCCCAACGGCGAATCGCAAGGCACCGATGACAGCAATCCCGCTGCGACATTCGGCGAGGCGGCGCGGGTGCTTCAGGAACTGGGCGTGAGCTTTGTCGAATTGCGCCAGCCGGGTCCGAAAGGGACGTTCGGGCAGACCGATGTGCCCCCGCAGGACGGGCTGATCCGCTCGATCTACACCGGCCCGCTCGTGCTCAACAGCGATTACACGCCGGAAGCGGCGGCGGCGGACATTGCATCCGGCCGCGCCGATGCGATCAGTTTCGGGCGTCCGTTCATCTCCAACCCGGATCTGATCGAACGCATCGCTTCGGGCGCGCCGATCAACCCGAACAAGGGGGTGCCACAGACATGGTATTCCCCCGGAGAAGTTGGCTATACAGACTATCCGACGCTGGCGGAGGAAACCGCATCAGCCTGA
- a CDS encoding DMT family transporter gives MAISSDAAPPLRPAAKHFLALLTGNIALALGPWFVRIADSGPVSAGLWRLALALPLLALFARARREPMTGYPARDWWILAGAGVVFALDLASWHVGIEMTRLGNATLFGNSGSVILMVWGLIVMHRRPHLREYAAVALALGGAGLLLGRSMEIDARTLAGDLFCILAGLFYVVYILLVQNVRGRMGSWSLLFWSSAAGVPVLLITALLLGEPVIPTNWLPLIGLMIASQIVGQGLLVYALGHFPPLVIGLVLLTQPAVSVVLGWFAFGEVLSLPDAIGMAMVGAALVLARVAEPPSRENPA, from the coding sequence ATGGCGATTTCAAGTGATGCGGCACCGCCTTTGCGCCCGGCTGCGAAGCATTTCCTTGCACTTCTGACAGGAAACATTGCCCTCGCGCTGGGGCCGTGGTTCGTGCGGATCGCAGATAGCGGTCCGGTTTCGGCAGGCCTGTGGCGACTGGCGCTGGCTCTGCCGCTGCTCGCGCTGTTCGCCCGGGCCCGGCGGGAGCCGATGACCGGCTATCCTGCGCGCGACTGGTGGATACTGGCCGGCGCAGGCGTGGTCTTCGCACTCGATCTGGCGAGTTGGCATGTCGGGATCGAGATGACCCGGCTCGGCAACGCTACGCTGTTCGGCAATTCGGGGAGCGTGATCCTGATGGTCTGGGGCCTGATTGTCATGCACCGCCGCCCGCACTTACGCGAATATGCCGCCGTCGCGCTGGCGCTGGGCGGGGCGGGACTGCTGCTTGGCCGCTCGATGGAGATCGACGCGCGCACCCTGGCGGGCGACTTGTTCTGCATCCTCGCGGGGCTGTTCTACGTGGTCTACATCCTGCTCGTGCAGAATGTGCGCGGGCGCATGGGGTCGTGGAGCCTGCTGTTCTGGTCCAGCGCCGCAGGCGTCCCTGTTCTGTTGATCACCGCGCTGCTGCTGGGCGAGCCGGTCATACCCACCAACTGGCTGCCCCTGATCGGGCTGATGATCGCCAGCCAGATCGTCGGGCAAGGCTTGCTGGTCTACGCGCTCGGCCATTTCCCGCCGCTGGTGATCGGCCTTGTCCTGCTCACCCAGCCTGCGGTCTCGGTCGTGCTCGGCTGGTTCGCGTTCGGCGAAGTGCTGAGTTTACCTGACGCCATCGGCATGGCGATGGTCGGCGCGGCGCTGGTTCTGGCCAGAGTCGCCGAACCGCCGAGCAGGGAAAACCCGGCTTAG
- the nadA gene encoding quinolinate synthase NadA: protein MTAQPTNLAGLDLRAEIDRLRIERKAVILAHYYQRPEIQDLADFVGDSLELSRKAAATDAEVIAFCGVKFMADTAKILSPQKIVVLPDLDAGCSLEDSCPPDKFKAFREAHPDHIALTYINCSTEVKALSDVIVTSSSAETILAQIPPEQKIIFGPDRHLGGYLNRKFGRDMLLWPGVCIVHEAFSETELLKLMAQHPGAPVAGHPECPPHIIDHCDYVGSTSGILQFAKTFTGDTLIVATEPHIIHQMELAIPDKTFIGAPGADGNCNCNICPYMALNTMEKLYIALRDLAPRIEIDEPLRLAAKKSLDRMLDMASGTVGMGDLGARPFSA, encoded by the coding sequence ATGACTGCCCAGCCGACGAACCTTGCCGGACTTGACCTGCGCGCCGAGATCGACCGCCTGCGGATCGAACGCAAGGCCGTGATCCTTGCGCACTATTACCAGCGCCCGGAGATTCAGGATCTGGCCGATTTCGTCGGGGATTCGCTGGAGCTGTCGCGCAAGGCGGCGGCAACCGATGCCGAAGTCATCGCGTTCTGCGGCGTGAAGTTCATGGCCGATACCGCCAAGATCCTGTCACCGCAGAAGATCGTGGTCCTGCCCGATCTCGATGCCGGTTGCAGCCTTGAGGATTCGTGCCCGCCAGACAAGTTCAAGGCATTCCGCGAAGCCCATCCCGATCACATCGCGCTGACTTACATCAATTGTTCAACCGAGGTGAAGGCCCTGTCCGACGTGATCGTCACGTCATCCAGCGCCGAAACGATCCTTGCGCAGATCCCGCCTGAACAGAAAATCATCTTCGGCCCGGACCGTCACCTTGGCGGTTACCTCAACCGCAAGTTCGGGCGCGACATGCTGCTGTGGCCGGGCGTATGCATCGTGCACGAGGCGTTTTCGGAAACCGAACTGCTCAAGCTGATGGCGCAGCACCCCGGTGCGCCCGTGGCAGGCCACCCCGAATGCCCGCCGCACATCATCGACCACTGCGATTATGTCGGCTCGACCAGCGGCATCCTGCAATTCGCCAAGACGTTCACCGGCGACACGCTGATCGTGGCGACCGAGCCGCACATCATCCACCAGATGGAACTGGCGATCCCGGACAAGACCTTCATCGGTGCGCCCGGCGCCGACGGCAACTGCAACTGCAACATCTGCCCCTACATGGCGCTCAACACGATGGAGAAGCTTTACATCGCGCTGCGCGACTTAGCGCCCCGCATCGAGATCGACGAGCCCCTGCGCCTCGCTGCCAAGAAGAGCCTGGACCGAATGCTCGACATGGCCAGCGGCACCGTGGGCATGGGCGATCTGGGGGCGCGACCGTTTAGCGCCTAA
- a CDS encoding adenylate cyclase, protein MATAAIGKTYPYARDQRFFTRMAIGMAAFIVFGFAQWALRGFVSPTTVPVWVHLHGLAMLSWLGLLIIQNLLVGSGNIALHRKLGWLGLALVLMIAGLGMFTGRMAVELHRVPPFFTDAYFLALTHAEAVTFPLIVGAGIAMRRQTQWHRRLMLGATIIVMEPAFGRLVPAPLLGPVLTALTGLALQLAVLGIIARHDMRETGTIHPATRVLALVLLLLSATVHALSVFPPFVSLAQGIAAGG, encoded by the coding sequence ATGGCTACCGCTGCAATCGGAAAAACATACCCTTACGCGCGCGACCAGCGCTTCTTCACCCGCATGGCCATCGGCATGGCGGCGTTCATCGTCTTCGGCTTTGCCCAGTGGGCCTTGCGAGGGTTCGTGTCTCCCACCACCGTTCCGGTATGGGTTCACCTGCACGGGCTGGCGATGCTGTCGTGGCTTGGCCTGCTGATCATCCAGAACCTGCTGGTGGGTTCAGGCAACATCGCTCTTCACCGCAAGCTCGGCTGGCTCGGCCTTGCGCTGGTGCTGATGATCGCGGGGCTGGGCATGTTCACCGGACGCATGGCCGTGGAACTTCACCGCGTGCCGCCGTTCTTCACCGATGCCTATTTCCTTGCGCTCACGCATGCCGAAGCCGTCACCTTCCCGCTGATCGTTGGGGCAGGCATCGCGATGCGCCGCCAGACGCAGTGGCATCGCCGGTTGATGCTGGGCGCGACGATCATCGTGATGGAGCCCGCGTTCGGACGGCTCGTGCCCGCACCGCTCCTCGGCCCGGTGCTGACGGCGCTGACCGGACTGGCGCTGCAGCTTGCCGTGCTGGGAATCATCGCGCGACACGACATGCGCGAGACCGGGACGATTCATCCGGCCACCCGCGTTCTCGCGCTCGTCCTGCTGCTCCTCTCCGCGACCGTCCACGCCCTTTCGGTGTTCCCACCCTTCGTTTCGCTGGCACAAGGTATTGCAGCGGGCGGTTGA
- a CDS encoding DUF4230 domain-containing protein: MDDPTLTAPVAPPLTPHRKASLARVSMLPWGLFLLALAAAAFFGWKLWQPEDIGDPLATSLVAFEKQDKLTVFSAELAPVVSSDDSRLFGLVNAKQVAVIPARVDYTLNLAAIGRDRLSWKPESQTLGVRLPALTVSRPNLDEARAQYLRDGIWISREAQDKLTRDNTRLAEAQAVQQAANPVLMDLARQAAKEAISQNLSIPLQVAGYGKAKVVVTFDQ; encoded by the coding sequence ATGGATGATCCAACCCTGACCGCCCCTGTGGCGCCGCCCCTCACGCCTCACCGTAAAGCCTCGCTGGCGCGCGTATCCATGTTGCCATGGGGCCTGTTCCTGCTGGCACTGGCTGCCGCCGCTTTCTTCGGCTGGAAGCTGTGGCAGCCCGAGGACATCGGCGATCCGCTTGCCACCAGTCTTGTCGCGTTCGAAAAGCAGGACAAGCTGACCGTGTTCAGCGCGGAACTGGCACCGGTGGTATCGAGCGACGATTCCCGCCTGTTCGGGCTGGTCAATGCCAAGCAAGTCGCAGTCATCCCCGCGCGGGTGGACTACACGCTCAATCTGGCGGCCATCGGCCGTGACCGGCTTTCGTGGAAGCCTGAAAGCCAGACGCTCGGTGTGCGCTTGCCTGCTCTGACAGTGAGCCGCCCGAATCTCGACGAGGCCCGTGCGCAATATCTGCGCGATGGTATCTGGATCAGCCGCGAGGCGCAGGACAAGCTGACCCGCGACAATACACGGCTTGCCGAAGCGCAGGCTGTGCAGCAGGCGGCGAACCCCGTGCTGATGGATCTGGCGCGGCAGGCCGCCAAGGAAGCGATCAGCCAGAACCTCTCGATCCCGTTGCAGGTGGCAGGTTACGGCAAGGCCAAAGTCGTGGTAACTTTCGACCAATAA
- a CDS encoding MBL fold metallo-hydrolase, whose amino-acid sequence MARTPPPPPPTPDRETWPTGLSEQLEPLVRRVLAPNPSPYTFTGTQTYIVGNGADVAVIDPGPNDTGVAGHADTNGAGHVEAILKAVGDARIVAIVCTHTHRDHSPASRPLQAATGAPIIGCAPLTLQDDGPRADSSFDGDYVPDHVLTDGERLAGDGWTLEAVATPGHTSNHLCYSVVESGALFTGDHVMAWSTSVVSPPDGDMAAYMASLQKLYDREDRVLYPAHGPQIDNPRQLVRGMLGHRRQRERQILRLLEQGGGHAIPEFVSAMYKGLDPRLHGAAGRSVLAHLIDLERQGRVAVKDEQWMIQP is encoded by the coding sequence ATGGCCCGCACGCCCCCACCTCCGCCCCCGACACCTGACCGCGAAACGTGGCCAACCGGCCTGTCCGAACAGCTTGAGCCATTGGTGCGCCGGGTGCTCGCGCCCAATCCCTCGCCCTATACCTTTACCGGCACGCAGACGTATATCGTTGGCAATGGCGCCGATGTGGCAGTGATCGATCCCGGCCCGAACGATACCGGCGTAGCAGGCCATGCCGATACCAATGGCGCAGGCCATGTCGAGGCAATCCTCAAGGCAGTGGGTGACGCCCGGATCGTCGCCATCGTCTGCACGCACACCCACCGCGATCACAGCCCGGCCTCGCGCCCGCTGCAAGCCGCGACCGGCGCGCCGATCATCGGCTGCGCGCCGCTGACGCTGCAGGACGATGGCCCGCGTGCCGATTCATCGTTCGACGGCGATTACGTGCCGGACCACGTGCTGACCGATGGCGAGCGGCTTGCCGGCGATGGCTGGACGCTCGAGGCCGTCGCCACCCCCGGCCATACCAGCAACCACTTGTGTTATTCGGTGGTAGAGAGCGGCGCGCTGTTTACGGGTGATCATGTCATGGCCTGGTCGACCTCTGTCGTTTCCCCGCCCGATGGCGACATGGCCGCCTATATGGCGAGCCTGCAGAAGCTGTATGACCGCGAGGACCGCGTGCTCTACCCGGCGCACGGCCCGCAGATCGACAATCCGCGCCAATTGGTGCGCGGGATGCTCGGCCACCGCCGCCAGCGCGAGCGCCAGATCCTGCGCCTGCTCGAACAGGGCGGCGGCCATGCCATTCCCGAGTTCGTCAGTGCGATGTACAAGGGCCTCGATCCCCGGCTGCACGGCGCGGCGGGGCGTTCGGTGCTGGCACATCTGATCGATCTGGAACGGCAGGGCCGCGTGGCGGTTAAGGACGAACAATGGATGATCCAACCCTGA